TTCCCAGCGCTGCACCGGGCCGGTCGCCGGAACGAGGTGGTTGAGCACGAGCGTCGGCACGCCCGCGCGCTCGGCGATCGGGCCGACGTCCTCGATGAGCGTGTGCTTGCCGACGAGGTGCCGGTAGATCGCCTCGTCGACCGGTCCGCGCGGTGACGGGAAGTCCGCGGCGACCCAGTCGCCATCGATCACCTCGTGCACGAGGATGTCGGCACCGCAGGCGAGCTCGACGAGATTGTCGCTCGGCCCGGTGTCGCCGGAGAAGACGATCGAGCCGTCGTCGGTGTCGAACCGGAACGCCAGCGCGGGAAAGATCGGCGCATGCTGCACGAGCGTCGCCGAGACGCGGACGCGGTCGTCCTCGTAGAACGGCACGGGGCTCATCCGCGGATGGGGATCGCCGTTGGGATCGGCGAGATAGCGTTGCGGGATCGGCACATCCCTGCCGGTGATGAAGCCGTCGGTGCCCTCGATGCCCTGCTCGAACAGGCGGTCGTTGTAATCGGTCGCGAACGTCCGCAGCAGCGACTCGACCATCTCGCTCGTGCCGGGCGTCGGACTGTCCGGCGCCACCGCGCTCGGGGAGCTGCCGGGGCGCGCGGGCGGCAGCTGCCCCCGATCGCCGGGCCCCCACACGGTGACGGGACCGCCGAGCCCGAGCCCGTTCGCCAGTCCGTTGCCGAGCAAGTTGTTCAGATCGCAGACGTGATCGGAATGCAGATGGGTCACGAAGATCGCGCGCAGCCCGTCGAGCGGACCCCACAGCCGCGACTTCCAGTTGCCGAGCCGAGCCCGGCGAAGCTGTGGACCGACGCCCGCGCCCGCGTCGACCACGTAGTAGCGATCGCCGACGACGACGGCCGAGGAGATCCCGCACCGGGTGTCGTCCAGCCACCAGTTCGGACCACCCGCCGTGCCGAGCAGAACGAGCCGCGTGCGCGCGTCGGAGACGAGCGGGGCACGCGAGGCGCTGATAGTCATGATGTCGGTTCGTCCTTTCCGGATTCGGCTCTGGCTTCGCCTGCGGCCGGGCCGCGCAGGATGCGCCACGACCAGATGCCCAGCAGGAGAATCGCGGGCGGCCCCAGCACGAACTTGGCGACCCCGAGCGCGACGACGAGGTCCGCGGAGTACAGCGGCAGGCCCACCGCCAGGTGCAGCGCGCACAACGCCGTCCACAGCGCGGTGACCTTCCTGTGCTTCGGCGCATCGCGCGACAGCGCCGCCGAGCGGGCCAGCCGCGCCGAGATCGGTCTCCCGAGCGCCAGCGAGCCGGCCAGCGCGAGTGTCAGGCCGGTGTTGAACAGCAGCCACGGCAGGAAGTAGTCCCTGCCGTCACCGGTGGCCACGACCGTGCCCGCGTGCAGCAGTACGACACCGAACGCCGCGAACACCATCGTGAGCTTCTGCTTGTTCAGCAACCGGACGACGACGAGGACGAGTCCCGCCGCGACCGCGGCGATCACACCCGCCGTCACGCTGACGGTCTCGTACGCGACGAGGAAGGCCACGTTCGGCACCACGGCGTCCGCCACGTGACGGCGCGCTTCGCGACCCGGCGAGCGCGTCGTGTCGGGAACTTCCGGCATTGCGGGCATGAGTGCACGATACTCGCCGGTATCGAATTCTTGCAAGTACTCGATACTCGTCGGTATTCTCAACCCGTGCACCCCGACGCGCTCGCCGGCCTGTCCCTCCACCGTGGAGAGTCCGGCGACCTCGTTGTGCTTCACCAGTTCCCATCAGAGGAGTCACCGTGTCCGCGCTACTGGACCTCTCCGCGCGCATCATCGACAGCGGAGATCACACCGAACCCGTCAACCGCATCACCCAGGAGCTCTCCGAGCTCACCGACGACGTCGCGGTTGTCGAATCGTTCTCGCACTGCATCGCCTTCCGCACCGGCGAGGGTCTGGTGCTCTTCGACGCCAGCCACGCCGCCACCGGAACCCAGGTCGTCGCCGCGCTACGCGGCTGGAGCGACGCGCCCGTGCACACACTCGTCTACACCCACGGCCACCTCGACCACGTCGGCGGCGGCGCCGCGGTGCTCGCCGACGCGCGGCGGCGAGGTGACCCGGCGCCACGCGTCGTGGCCCACGAGAACGTGCCGCGGCGTTTCGACCGCTATGCCGACACCGACGGCTACAACGTCCTCATCAACCAGCGGCAGTTCGGCTGGCTCGCGGACAAATCCGCCAAGCCCGAGAACGGCGCCGGCGAGCTGAGCGAGACCGTGGGCTCCGTCGACCGCGGCTGGCTGCCCGCGGACCTCGTCCGGCCGGACACCCTCGTCCGGCAGTCACTCGAACTGTCCGTCGGCGGGCTCGACATCGAGCTCAACCACGCGAAGGGCGAGACCGACGACCACCTGTGGGCGTGGCTTCCGGGCAAGCGGGCCGTCTGCACCGGCGACCTGCTCATCTGGCACTTCCCCAACGTCGGCAATCCCCAGAAGGTCCAGCGCTACCCGCACGAATGGGCCCAGGCCCTGCGCGCGATCCTCGCGAAGGAGCCCGAGCTGCTGCTCCCCGCGCACGGCCTGCCCATCGCAGGTCGCGCGCGCATCGCGACCGTGCTCACCGAGGTCGCCGACGTACTGGACCACGTCGTGCGCGAGACCGTGGCGCTGATGAACGAGGGCGCACCACTGAACACGATCCTGCACACGGTGTCCGTGCCCGAGACCGCACTGGCCAAGCCGTACCTGCGGCCGCTTTACGACGAGCCCGAGTTCGCGGTCCGCAACATCTGGCGGCTCTACGGCGGGTGGTACGACGGCAATCCCGCCCGCCTCAAACCGCCTGCCGACACCGCGGTCGCCACCGAACTGGCCGCGCTGACCGGCGGCGTGACAACGCTCGTGCGCCGCGCCGAGGAGCTCGCCTCGGCCGGCGACTTCCGGCTCGCGTGTCAGCTCCTCGAATGGGCGGCCGACGCCGAACCCGCCGACACCGATGTCCACCGGGCACGGGCCGCCGTCTACAGTGCCCGCAGCGAGGCCGAGACGTCCCTGATGGCCAAGGGCATCTTCACCTACGAAGCTCGGCGTTCCGAGCGGGTTTCGGCTGAATCATGAGGACGCGCGGCGACGGAACAGGCCGCGCAGCGTGGTCGCGAAGACAGCGACGACCGTATCGTGGTCGACCTGTTCCGGGTCCGTGCCGTGCTCGAGCGCCAGTCCCAGCCGCAGCGACTGCAGGGTGAGCGCGAGCTGCTCGGCGGGCACGAGCAGCTCCGCGCCGAGCTGCTCGCACGCGGTAGTGAGCGTGGTGGCCAGCTCGTCGCGCAAAGCTCTGCGGACCCCGACGTACGCCTCGCGCACGTCGGGGTCGTGGCTCGCCTGCTGGGCGATCTCCACGAGCAGCCGCGTCCAGGTGCCCTCCTCGACGATCCCCCGTGCGTAGGCGCGCGCGGTGTCCTCCAGCACCCCCTCGGCCCGGTGCTCGGCGTCGAGCTCGATCGAGGTCACCGCGATCTGGTGCCGGACGTGCTGCCCGATCAGTTCGGCGAGCAGCGCGTGCTTGCTCGCGAAGTTGGAGTACACCGCGCCTTTGGTGAACCCCGCGACGCGGGCGATTTCGTCCAGCCGCGCCGCCTGATAGCCACGCTCGGCGAACACCTCGGCCGCCGCGTCGAGCAACCGGCGACGCACCTCCTCACGCCGCACGCGCGGAACCGGCCCGCTCACCGCGTTCTCCTCACGGGACCCAGCAGTCATGCCCCACACGATACCGCCGGTATCGAACATCGCCGTCACCGGCGCGCCGACCCGGCCCGAAACGCGGGACCGGGCTACGGCAGCGGCCCTTGTGGACACGCTGGGCCGGCCGGACCGGTCGCGATGGAGAAGGGCACCAGCGATCTCACACTACCGGCGCGGTCCTGCCACCGAACCGGTCGGCCATGACGGCGGTGACCGACGACAACCACCCCGGTCCGACCGTGGGTCAGGCCCAGTTCCGGTCCGGGAACAGGCCCGCGATCACGGGAGGCTGTCCACCCAGTCGATGACGGTGCGCGCGTAGAGCTCCGGGTCCGCGCCGTGCATCGAATGCGGCATCTCGGGAAACGACCGGTAGGTGAAGGGCTGGCCGGCGGCTTCGATGATGCTGCGAACCCTGGCGACCTGGAGATCGGAGATCGCGCCGAGCAGATGTCCTGTCGTGGGGTCGATGTCACGGTAGTGGTGGGTGAACAGCACCGGCACCCGGACGCCTCCCAGCATGGTCGCGTGGTCGCAGCCCGCCGTGACCGTGCCGGACACGAAGGAGCGCGCCCACTCGGGGTCGTACTCGAGGAGGTTCTGCGCCGGCCGGTCGTCGGTGTCGGCCTCCTCCTCGGACGCCGCCATGGCGCTGAGGCTGTCCACCAACGCGGCCGGAAGCTCGTCAGGCAACGCCTTCTGCATGCCGCGCCAGTCGCCGATCGACCACTGGTCACCGAGCCATTTGTGCCGCGACTCCAGTACCGGCCCCATGGCCTGCCGGATGGACGGGCCGCAGGCGGGACGGGTCTCGGAGGCGAACAGCGGCGGATCCTCGTAGACGGCCCCACGGATCTGGCCCGGCTTGGCGAACGCGGACAGCCACGCCGACAGCACGCCGCCCGAGGACAACCCGGCAACCAGCGTCGGACGGCCGATGACGAGGTCGATGAACCGCACCAGGTCGTTGCCGAGGATGTCCAGGGTGTAGCGGCCCGGCGTCCACGTCGACCGTCCCTGGCCGCGCAGGTCCACCGCGTACGCCTGGAACTTCTCCCCCAGCAGCGTCAGCGCGCGTTCGTAGCCCCACCACGACTCGCTCTGCCCCGGGATCAGCAACAGCGCGGGAAGCGCGGCGTCCCCGGCGACCGCGTAGTTCATCCGGATTTCGCCGAGATCCACGGTGTGCTCACCGAATGCGTGGGGCACGAAGATGTCGGCCCTGTCGGCGGCTTCGGTTTTCGTCATGTTCGCTCCGTTTCCGGTTCGGCTGGAATCGCTGTGCCGGTGGGGACCGGCGGCCGGGTCATCCGGCCGAGTGTGCGCCCGTCATCAGCGCGGCGAGATCGTCGGGTTCGAGGAACGACGGCGGTGGCGGCGGTCCCCACGCATAGAGCCCGGCGAGGCCGTGCAGTACCTCGGGACTCCACAG
This is a stretch of genomic DNA from Amycolatopsis endophytica. It encodes these proteins:
- a CDS encoding alpha/beta hydrolase — translated: MTKTEAADRADIFVPHAFGEHTVDLGEIRMNYAVAGDAALPALLLIPGQSESWWGYERALTLLGEKFQAYAVDLRGQGRSTWTPGRYTLDILGNDLVRFIDLVIGRPTLVAGLSSGGVLSAWLSAFAKPGQIRGAVYEDPPLFASETRPACGPSIRQAMGPVLESRHKWLGDQWSIGDWRGMQKALPDELPAALVDSLSAMAASEEEADTDDRPAQNLLEYDPEWARSFVSGTVTAGCDHATMLGGVRVPVLFTHHYRDIDPTTGHLLGAISDLQVARVRSIIEAAGQPFTYRSFPEMPHSMHGADPELYARTVIDWVDSLP
- a CDS encoding TetR/AcrR family transcriptional regulator yields the protein MTAGSREENAVSGPVPRVRREEVRRRLLDAAAEVFAERGYQAARLDEIARVAGFTKGAVYSNFASKHALLAELIGQHVRHQIAVTSIELDAEHRAEGVLEDTARAYARGIVEEGTWTRLLVEIAQQASHDPDVREAYVGVRRALRDELATTLTTACEQLGAELLVPAEQLALTLQSLRLGLALEHGTDPEQVDHDTVVAVFATTLRGLFRRRASS
- a CDS encoding DUF3159 domain-containing protein; protein product: MKHNEVAGLSTVEGQAGERVGVHGLRIPTSIEYLQEFDTGEYRALMPAMPEVPDTTRSPGREARRHVADAVVPNVAFLVAYETVSVTAGVIAAVAAGLVLVVVRLLNKQKLTMVFAAFGVVLLHAGTVVATGDGRDYFLPWLLFNTGLTLALAGSLALGRPISARLARSAALSRDAPKHRKVTALWTALCALHLAVGLPLYSADLVVALGVAKFVLGPPAILLLGIWSWRILRGPAAGEARAESGKDEPTS
- a CDS encoding MBL fold metallo-hydrolase, which codes for MTISASRAPLVSDARTRLVLLGTAGGPNWWLDDTRCGISSAVVVGDRYYVVDAGAGVGPQLRRARLGNWKSRLWGPLDGLRAIFVTHLHSDHVCDLNNLLGNGLANGLGLGGPVTVWGPGDRGQLPPARPGSSPSAVAPDSPTPGTSEMVESLLRTFATDYNDRLFEQGIEGTDGFITGRDVPIPQRYLADPNGDPHPRMSPVPFYEDDRVRVSATLVQHAPIFPALAFRFDTDDGSIVFSGDTGPSDNLVELACGADILVHEVIDGDWVAADFPSPRGPVDEAIYRHLVGKHTLIEDVGPIAERAGVPTLVLNHLVPATGPVQRWEQAQRGYSGRLVVGMDLDQLGVGA
- a CDS encoding alkyl sulfatase dimerization domain-containing protein, giving the protein MSALLDLSARIIDSGDHTEPVNRITQELSELTDDVAVVESFSHCIAFRTGEGLVLFDASHAATGTQVVAALRGWSDAPVHTLVYTHGHLDHVGGGAAVLADARRRGDPAPRVVAHENVPRRFDRYADTDGYNVLINQRQFGWLADKSAKPENGAGELSETVGSVDRGWLPADLVRPDTLVRQSLELSVGGLDIELNHAKGETDDHLWAWLPGKRAVCTGDLLIWHFPNVGNPQKVQRYPHEWAQALRAILAKEPELLLPAHGLPIAGRARIATVLTEVADVLDHVVRETVALMNEGAPLNTILHTVSVPETALAKPYLRPLYDEPEFAVRNIWRLYGGWYDGNPARLKPPADTAVATELAALTGGVTTLVRRAEELASAGDFRLACQLLEWAADAEPADTDVHRARAAVYSARSEAETSLMAKGIFTYEARRSERVSAES